A stretch of DNA from Cannabis sativa cultivar Pink pepper isolate KNU-18-1 chromosome X, ASM2916894v1, whole genome shotgun sequence:
TAGCCATCTCGTAAATGTGCTGTTGTGGTTGTCTTTGGCGGGTTAaaatgtaggtggagatttaTCTTTGCGGATTTGCTCCATCGCTTCATGAGAAGAGAATTAGGTATTCTTCTCATGTTTAATCTTTTCATTGTAGCCCATAAATGTCTACAAGGGTACCCTTGACTTTCATAGAGCAAGCAACTACAGTGTAGTGCTCGTCGGCCTTCACAGTAATGAACTCGGTATTGGACGTCCGGATGCTGGAACTTTCCAATGGTGAATATCTGCCACTCTCCTTCTTGCTCTTGAGTTAGGACAAAATAGTTATTCTCTAAATCAAGCTGCTCAGCAACCTTGTGGTACATAGttcttgtgtagaattcagCACATTGGTTGTAGTAAGTGGTCAAGCATGTAGGATTAGGTGGGTGAGGTCGAGTGCATCTACTTTTGAAGTCATTTGCAGTCTCGTTGTGTCTGAGCTTTGAGACTGTCATATCTATGGTTGTTACAAATTCACGCAAGCAATAATTCTTCTCTAAAAATTTTTTTAGAGCGGAGTTGATGGATTCGCAACGTTGTGTGGTTCTCATTCCTGCAACGAATGAACCCCTTAAATACGTTTCTGCCCATTGTTGTCTTGACTCGAATGTTGTTTGACACCATTCATTATCTGTTAGTTGTTGGGTTTGGATGACGTCTAACCATCTTGCTTCAAATTCTTCCTCCTCGTAGTAGTTGTACATGAGATCCTTAAATGTTTTTAAGAAGATCGGATCTTTAACCTTTTTCGAAGCATTTGTATTGAGATGCCAAGCGCAGAGACGGTGCGTAACATCAGGCATGTGTTCAACGATAGCCTGTTTCATGGCCGCATCTTGGTCAGTAACTACAACACTTGGCTTCTTATCTCCATGGCATTCTAGAAATTTTTGAAGTAGCCAAGAATATGATGGAAGCTTCTCGTGGAGGAGGAGAGCAAATCCGAAGATGCATGTGTTGAAATGGTGGTTGACGCCAATGAGAACAGTGAGGGGCTTATTGTACTCATTCGTCATGTAGGTTGTGTCAAATCCTAGTACATCCCCAAAAGCTACATAGTCCACGCGTGAGTTTCCATCTGCCCAGAATAAGTTAGCCAAGCGATTCTCGTCGTCAACCTGATAGACAACGAAGAAATTAGGATCCTTCTCTGCGAGACAATCAAGAAATCCCAGAGCCCCTTCTGAGTCCGTCTCTATCTTCTCTTCTCGCTTCGCACCAGCAACCCTGTTGTACACATCTCGAAGttgacatggcattttctcgtaacctccactttgcaaagcaacatGAGACATTATGTTGGCAGTTTTAATTCCTACGGAGTTCATCGACCTAACTTGGGCAAGCAACCCATTGGAGACAACTCTATATGATCTCAAAAATTGTACCTCACTTGATGAAGCCAGCTCGTGATTGTGCATTGTGCTGAACTCTTTGCATTTCCAAGTGTTAGACGGTTGTGTGAGTAAAATACGCAATGCTGCCTGACATCCGGTTCTAGTGACATCATGAGGTCTTTTTTTTCTTGGTGTGTCCGGTGATGCGATTTTTTTCGAACCCTCTGAACAACAAACCCACCTCCGCATTACAATGACCCCATGAGAACGTCGTACATCGTCTTTCCTTGTGCCGAAACCCATCCGTTTCGCATACATTTCGTAGAATGCTTCCCATTTTTCCAGTTTGTCGAAACTCTTGCCTAACACGTCCTGTATCTCAATCTCATTCACTGGTTTTATGATGTTTAGCTCTGCTGTGATGGTTTCCCATTCATAAGTGTGTTCGTCATTCATGTTGGCTTGTTATTGGTTTGTAAGAATTGTAGATGAGGAGTAAGGTGTAGAGGGTGCTGAGGGGATTGAAATTAGATTTTGTGAGTTTAAAAGGCTGAGATAATAGGGTTGTGTGGAGTTGGTGATCACATTTAAAGCtgttgggctgatattaatgggcctCTTCAATATTACAATCTGAACTCAACTCCTCTCGTACGTCATAACAGTATAATAGtacaaattgttttaatttcatTCCACATGTAATTGTGAAATAAGGTTATTTGACGAAAAATTTGAAGGGTTGATGTTATTGAGTTGAAAGGTTTGGTGGTGGGATTTAAATAGATTGGGGTTATGTTAATGGGCCTTCACCTAAGTTTTTCAATGAGTTGAACCATATTCGTACGTCCGAAATAAAACATTgtacttttattgtttttgaaaaaaaatatgttaagaaaagaagaaaattttaataaatggtTAGTTGTTCACATTTAAATCCATTGGGCTTATATTAATGGGCCTATACCAACATCTTTTAATGAATTCAACCATTCCTGTACTTTACAAAGATAACGCAGTACTATTATGAAAACCCCATGCGTGTACACGTGTATTAAAGTGATGACTTTTTTTAGTAGAATGGGTAGTTTTACTGATTTATATATGTTGGGGATTTATTTAtgttgggctgatattaatgggccCTTCACCTACATCTTCTTATAAGTTAAACCATCGTCGTACGTTAGAACAGTACCGTAGGACATTAGGTTTTTTGGAAAAACGGGATTGATGAATAATGTTGACATTTGACCATACTACGTACGCCTACACGTGTATTTAATTGTGTAATTCAGAGATTTAAGCACCCCTCTTTTGACACATCACATTTGCCCAATGGAGTACATCCCAATGGAGTACAGCTAACTAAAAAACGTACTATAGGGTTATTCTCCACGACTTATATAAGACACTTGAGACGTTTTCCAATCCAGCATCAAGTTTATAGAGAAATTAATTTGTAACTTAGTTATTAGCATTACAATATATCAAGTATGAGTTCAGGTCCACACTGGGTTATTTTCAATGGACCAAATGAAGGTATCTATAGTACGTACGAAGATGCTGTAAGCAAAAACACTACTTCTGATGCGTCCATAAAAATAATTCGTTATGAATCTTTCATAGAAGCTTTTTCTGCTTTATGTCTACATGGAGAGACGGGAGAATGCTTCACTGGGCAGAAAGTTAGAGAACTTTGCTGTGTTAATGAGTTTCCCTGCATGTGGGattctgatgatgataatgatgaagaGGCTATCCTTAATTCTGTTTGCTCACTGTTTGATGAGGGTGAATGTTCTGGTGCAATTAAATCACCCGAACAGGACAATGTGAAAGATTCGACTGAGAAAGGTGAGGACCGAAATGGAGATGATATAGAAGTTGGGGACAAAGGAGGAGTGGATACTTCTCCCAAAAACAGTAAATGATGCACTGTGTTAGTGTccaagttatgttattttatattttaagctATAATGTTGTACGATCAGTATTTGTTATGAAATATGtactttggtttattttggagtattaatgtcactttcctcattaattaattgtggaAGTAAAAGTGAAGTGAATCATTGTGAAATCACAACTGCAAACAGAAagcaaaaaaacttaaaataatatagtaaAGTTACAAACAAGTAGATATATAATAGAAGTGGTTCAATCTCATTAAATGGCCTAACAAAAAGTTGATTCAACGGCCATATGAGATGAGTTGTAACAAAagtacagtatatatatatatatgaaaaataccaCGACTGAAACCGAACGGATGTTCAATCAAGTTCTATAACTTGAGGGAACTTCCTTTGAGACGGAGGGCTATTGTCTCTGAACGGGGACTTTGGTCGTGAAGGGCTTTCTCTTGGAGTAGTGCTTGGTGATTCTTGTTTCACATGAAGTAGGTAGTGGGGAATGGACACCTCGGTGTAGTCGAGAATGTCATCCATGATACCCTCTAATTTTTCTCTTGAAGTGTTGGCTTCTTGCATGGCGTGGGCTGAATGGTACAGATGTTCCGCGAGTTTGTATGACTCTTGCTTGGCCTCCGTGGCTCGTAAATGAGccttctttataattttttcgtGTTCGTGGAGAACAGACTCGAGCCTTGCACAGTTAGGACATCCTGACATGGACGCTGAACGGAGTCTTGGACTCCGTGACGGTGTACCTACGGGTCTTGTGGAAGAAAAAGGATGCGGTGGGGATTTTTGAGGACTTGTTTCAAAAGGGTTGAAGTTTTGGTAAGGGTCCATTTGATGTAGGTAACAGTAAAACGGGGTTTGATAAAAATGCTTAGTAAATAGACATAACCTTTACTTATATAGTGGGTTGGTGGGTTGATGTACACGTGATTGGGTTGATGTAATAATATTGGTTTTCTTTTTCCGAATTTAACCATTTcatagttaataaattttgacaatgGTAATATTTACCCATTTATTAGTTAACCAATTTTAATAGAAGGAGAAGGTGaatcaaatcccacaaacaaAATCTAAGCAATATCGGGAAAGTACTAAGTGATGTGACATgtttatattaaaaacaaatttaCGTACGGTTTtatgatttaaataataatttctagaattaaagtaaaaataaaatgcttTTAAGTATTAGTACAGATGGAAGACATAATGAATGATGTGAATTGATTTATTACAGCCGTATAAAAATGTCACATCACCATCTTTAAATAATAAGTACATGGTTTGAAACATAAAAAatagtgtttttatttttcaatctaaaattcaaaataatacccagattttgtttttgaaaatatttaactaaatcAAGAATTTTTATGTAGACCCACCTTTTGAgtttataaaaacataaaattgttttcaaatCTTAAATAATAAGAGGAGTCACTCTGAATTTTTctggttttgtttttattttttttaaaattgtttaaaataatgataatataaaagatactttgaagttttcaaaaattaaaaaatatttgtttgatgtaattttctaaaaacagaaattatttatttattctttctttttttcttagaaaataaacttcaataaaaaaattaataaatatattcataaaAAAGGAATGCATTTTAAaagttttttcaataataatgaGATAAagtaatttggaaaaaaaaattgatgaaattaaactccgacaaataactttttggtgttctcaaaattttatattttttttatatttttttttttaaaaaaaaatcttctgaaaatattgtcaaacacttataattgtattattaaaaaaaaaaattcagttgttaagaataaaatttattttttaattatagtgCCAAAACACCGTCTAAATAATTTGTCAAAATGAGTGTTTGCCTTCTTTTTTGTTAaatgttgtattaatttaaatttactagcctaaatttaaataagaacacaaaatgtttctaaataaaataatatataaaaaaaaatcaatattaattGAACATAAAGATCAAATGTGAGGTCCCATGCACCATATGcattaaaatttagaattataaaattaattttcagaaaaagaaaaaaaaatgaaactgtattatatgtattaacataaaatgttataatATATTGATATCAAATCATGGTACTCTTAATTGTATTAatcctaattattttattagaaataaagTAACTATATGTAGGATGTTTGTCTATTTATAGAGATCAAAATATAAGGTACATAGAATAGAACATTccctacaattataataaataataaaaacaagtttttttttataatatttggcaCAATACTCGAAGAATTCACGTGACAtgtatgactttttttttaatattttggtcGGATCCCACAGAAGgagtaattatttaatgaatacTTTGTCACCtaaatatttaaatgttatGGTAATAATAAGTACATGGTTTAAATGGTGAAATTTAAAAAGGTGATGTGACATCTACTCATTTCAGTCgtgaataatttattaaaatttgacatCATAATCGTTGTTGGTACTACtatcataatttattaaatctGACCTAATTGATTTGTCcaaattttaataagaaaaatgtcatattagtatattagagcccaacaaatattaaatctCCTTAAGTAATTATTGGTAGGTTTCGTGTTTTGAAATAGTATATTAATTAACTCAAATCAGGGAATCCCATGAGATCTGCATGTTAGAATGTAGTCAGTTTGATTTGATGTTACACTGTGAAATCGCTGACGTACGTTATTTAAAGTGTAGGAAATACTCCATTTAACGTCAGTGAGTACACTGTGGGACGTAcacagaaaattaaatattgataaGACAACTATTGATTTTTTTAGTTAGTATCTACAAATTAAAGAGGAAATAGTCCATACTTGGTTAAGAAGATTACAATATTTGgacaatttttaaataattcccaacaacttaaAAACGTGGT
This window harbors:
- the LOC133032162 gene encoding protein FAR1-RELATED SEQUENCE 5-like; this encodes MNDEHTYEWETITAELNIIKPVNEIEIQDVLGKSFDKLEKWEAFYEMYAKRMGFGTRKDDVRRSHGVIVMRRWVCCSEGSKKIASPDTPRKKRPHDVTRTGCQAALRILLTQPSNTWKCKEFSTMHNHELASSSEVQFLRSYRVVSNGLLAQVRSMNSVGIKTANIMSHVALQSGGYEKMPCQLRDVYNRVAGAKREEKIETDSEGALGFLDCLAEKDPNFFVVYQVDDENRLANLFWADGNSRVDYVAFGDVLGFDTTYMTNEYNKPLTVLIGVNHHFNTCIFGFALLLHEKLPSYSWLLQKFLECHGDKKPSVVVTDQDAAMKQAIVEHMPDVTHRLCAWHLNTNASKKVKDPIFLKTFKDLMYNYYEEEEFEARWLDVIQTQQLTDNEWCQTTFESRQQWAETYLRGSFVAGMRTTQRCESINSALKKFLEKNYCLREFVTTIDMTVSKLRHNETANDFKSRCTRPHPPNPTCLTTYYNQCAEFYTRTMYHKVAEQLDLENNYFVLTQEQEGEWQIFTIGKFQHPDVQYRVHYCEGRRALHSKSEDSYNRAKEELERLTLMFKEEFDLNSNPEGETPQPGRYRSNPNIIKDPEVVRTKGTGNTREGPNGEQIPRNSRHCRICRSSDHDYRRCPNRQHNTGSQGQQPPNNQPASDSFNDHSNAYFPEPPSSTQESYYGHSYN